GGGCGCTGGATGCCCGAGTCCCTCATTGCCGCGCTGGACGAACTTGAAGACACCTTCGAGAAGGCCAAGGCGGACCCCGAGTTCACCGCACAGATCGCGGACCTGAACAAGAACTACTCCGGCCGCCCCTCGCTGCTCACCGAGGCCAAGCGCTTCGCCGAGCACGCCGGGGGAGTCCGCGTCTTCCTCAAGCGCGAGGACCTGAACCACACCGGCTCGCACAAGATCAACAACGTTCTGGGCCAGGCGCTGCTCGCCAAGCGCATGGGCAAGACCCGCATCATCGCCGAAACCGGCGCCGGCCAGCACGGTGTGGCCAGCGCCACCGCCGCCGCCCTGCTCGGCCTGGAGTGCGTGGTCTACATGGGCGCCGAAGACTGCCGCCGGCAGGCCCTCAACGTGGCCCGGATGGAGCTCCTCGGCGCCACCGTCATTCCGGTGACCAACGGTTCGCAGACGCTCAAGGACGCCATCAACGAGGCCCTCCGCGACTGGGTCGCCAACGTGGACACCACCCACTACCTGCTGGGCACCGCTGCCGGGGCGCACCCATTCCCGGCCATGGTCCGGTACTTCCACGAAGTTATTGGCGAGGAGGCCCGCGCCCAGATCCTGGAGCAGGCCGGGCGACTGCCGGACGCGGTCTGCGCCTGCGTCGGCGGCGGCTCCAACGCCATCGGCATTTTCCACGGCTTCCTGGACGACCCCTCGGTCAGGATCTACGGCTTCGAAGCCGGCGGCGAAGGTGTCGAAACCGGACGCCACTCCGCCACCATTACGCTCGGCAAGCCCGGCGTGCTGCACGGCGCCCGCTCCTACCTGATGCAGGACGACGACGGCCAGACCATCGAGTCCCACTCCATCTCGGCCGGCCTTGACTACCCGGGCGTCGGGCCGGAGCACGCCTACCTCGCCGACATCGGCCGGGTCAGCTACGAGCCCATCACGGACAGCGAAGCCATGGAGGCCTTCCGGCTGCTCTGCCGCACCGAGGGCATCATTCCGGCCATCGAGTCCGCGCACGCACTGGCCGGCGCCATCAAGGTCGGCCAGCGGCTGGCCGCCGAAACCGGAGACGCTGCCGACAAGATCCTGATCGTGAACCTCTCCGGCCGCGGCGACAAGGACGTGGCCACCGCCGCGGAATGGTTCAACCTGCTGGACAAGGATTCAGCCGAAGCCGAGATCGCCCAGGAGGGGGAACAGCTGTGAGTACCGCCGAAAACAGCCCCGAGAGCCGCACCGAGACCACGGTGCCGAGCGGCAGCAAGTCCGCGGCAGCGATCGACCGGGCCAAGGCCCAGGGCCGGTCCGCCCTCATCGGTTACCTGCCCGCCGGGTACCCGAGCGTTGAGGACACCATCGCCGCGGGCATTGCCCTCGCCGAAAACGGCGCCGACCTGATCGAGATCGGCATCCCCTATTCCGACCCGGTGA
The nucleotide sequence above comes from Arthrobacter sp. KBS0702. Encoded proteins:
- the trpB gene encoding tryptophan synthase subunit beta; protein product: MVDAPTAGSDENPVDAFLEGSRPDEDGPQSAPSLRHAPGPYFGSYGGRWMPESLIAALDELEDTFEKAKADPEFTAQIADLNKNYSGRPSLLTEAKRFAEHAGGVRVFLKREDLNHTGSHKINNVLGQALLAKRMGKTRIIAETGAGQHGVASATAAALLGLECVVYMGAEDCRRQALNVARMELLGATVIPVTNGSQTLKDAINEALRDWVANVDTTHYLLGTAAGAHPFPAMVRYFHEVIGEEARAQILEQAGRLPDAVCACVGGGSNAIGIFHGFLDDPSVRIYGFEAGGEGVETGRHSATITLGKPGVLHGARSYLMQDDDGQTIESHSISAGLDYPGVGPEHAYLADIGRVSYEPITDSEAMEAFRLLCRTEGIIPAIESAHALAGAIKVGQRLAAETGDAADKILIVNLSGRGDKDVATAAEWFNLLDKDSAEAEIAQEGEQL